The sequence ATGGCGATTCTGCCCCAATCTCCTGCAGCACCGGAGGGTTTGACAGTACTGCAGCTTGTCAAACAGGGCAGGTACCCTTACCAGACCTGGCTGAAGCAATGGTCGGTAGAGGATGAAAAAAGTGTGGAGAATGCTTTGAAGGCCACAGGCATAGAACATCTGAAGGACCGGACAGTTGACTCATTGTCTGGCGGACAGCGTCAGCGTGCATGGATCGCGATGACCCTGGCACAGGATACAGATATTATCCTCCTTGATGAGCCGACAACCTATCTGGACATGACTCATCAAATTGAAATCCTGGATTTGCTTTATGAATTGAATGAAAATGAGGGCAGAACGATTGTCATGGTTTTACATGACCTGAATCTTGCCTGCAGATATGCTCATAATATCGTTGCAATCAAGGATCAGAAGATCTTTGATCAGGGAAAGCCGGAAGTCGTCATTAACTGTGGGCTTGTGAAGCATGTCTTTGGAATGGATTGTGAAGTGACGATCGACCCGCTATTCGGCACACCGCTGTGCATTCCGCACGGCAAAGGGCGCCGAATCCTTAAGGATAAAATGGGAGTCTTAACATGAAATCCGAACTGACAGGCAATGAAATTGCGACTCTCGCCAACTATCGATTTGCCGTTTCTGAACCTGAAAAGGAGGTCCAAATCGATTTCACACCTTTCACAGATGAAGCGACAATGGGCGTTTATCTGGAAAGGTTCAATGAAGGGTTGAACGCTCCGGATGCCAAAACAGCAGCATCTGTGTTTATGAAACGTCATGCTTTTCTCGCTGTCCTCTACTTATATTCAATGACCGCTTTTAACAAAAGGCTGGATGTTTCACCTGGAAATATTATTCTTGCGGATTCCATAAAGGATGGTCTTTGGCTGCCGGAGTTTTATCTGAAGAGCAAAAATACCGATGTCTGTCCGGATGGGCATCGAGATACATGGAGGACGGAAGCGGTCAGGCACTTATTCATGGATAATCTGTCTCCTGTTATAGACGCCATCTCTAAATCTGCGAGAATCTCGAAATTGATTTT comes from Mesobacillus jeotgali and encodes:
- a CDS encoding ABC transporter ATP-binding protein, coding for MNHAIETEKLTLSYGDSIIINELDIKIPKGEITVFIGGNGCGKSTLLRSIARLLKPQAGSILLEGEAISRLSTKQVARKMAILPQSPAAPEGLTVLQLVKQGRYPYQTWLKQWSVEDEKSVENALKATGIEHLKDRTVDSLSGGQRQRAWIAMTLAQDTDIILLDEPTTYLDMTHQIEILDLLYELNENEGRTIVMVLHDLNLACRYAHNIVAIKDQKIFDQGKPEVVINCGLVKHVFGMDCEVTIDPLFGTPLCIPHGKGRRILKDKMGVLT
- the fhuF gene encoding siderophore-iron reductase FhuF encodes the protein MKSELTGNEIATLANYRFAVSEPEKEVQIDFTPFTDEATMGVYLERFNEGLNAPDAKTAASVFMKRHAFLAVLYLYSMTAFNKRLDVSPGNIILADSIKDGLWLPEFYLKSKNTDVCPDGHRDTWRTEAVRHLFMDNLSPVIDAISKSARISKLILWENVAVYMFWLYEKILSETDDPDVKIRAAEDFSFLVESAPGKLFGKYHKNPITRFYREPVYQEETDSFIRIRKTCCYSYRLKEKGSYCKTCPRTCG